In Silene latifolia isolate original U9 population chromosome 3, ASM4854445v1, whole genome shotgun sequence, a single window of DNA contains:
- the LOC141647654 gene encoding heavy metal-associated isoprenylated plant protein 3-like: MGEKQEKDTKNNEGEKKAESGVTTTVLKFDMHCEGCAKKVRKSLKNFQGVESVKTDCSTNKLVVTGNVDPIKLKERVEEKMKKKVELVSLQPPVKPAKEGGEKKSDDKKPEEKKSEGKSDDKKSEDNKKDKEKTKEPPVATVQLKTIVHCEGCAHKIKKIVSRCEGVQDVNVDLQKDLITVKGTMNLKELLPYLNIKLKRIVELAPSKKEDGSGGDKKPKEADAKPEKPKESSDEKKEGGGDKKNGPSGGDISKDNVTKIEVSKMEYTPFSYDYGYAPIYDPRMLGEGSSSSSGYGHGHQSVGYWHEPEYSHPPQMFSDENPNACSVM, from the exons ATGGGCGAG AAACAAGAGAAAGATACGAAGAACAATGAAGGAGAGAAGAAAGCAGAAAGTGGAGTTACCACTACAGTTCTTAAGTTTGACATGCATTGTGAGGGCTGCGCTAAGAAAGTCCGTAAATCCCTCAAGAATTTTCAAG GTGTGGAAAGCGTAAAGACAGATTGTTCAACGAACAAATTGGTAGTGACAGGGAACGTGGACCCAATAAAACTTAAGGAGAGAGTAGaggagaagatgaagaagaaggtAGAGTTGGTGTCTCTACAACCGCCAGTTAAACCGGCTAAGGAAGGCGGCGAAAAGAAGTCCGATGACAAAAAACCAGAGGAGAAGAAGTCAGAGGGAAAATCCGATGACAAGAAGTCAGAGGATAATAAGAAGGATAAAGAGAAGACCAAGGAG CCTCCGGTAGCTACGGTACAATTAAAGACAATAGTACATTGTGAAGGATGCGCTCATAAGATAAAGAAAATCGTCAGCAGATGTGAAG GTGTACAAGACGTAAATGTTGACCTACAGAAAGATCTCATCACAGTAAAGGGAACCATGAACTTAAAAGAGCTCTTGCCTTACTTGAATATAAAGCTGAAGAGAATCGTAGAACTAGCTCCTTCGAAGAAGGAAGATGGATCAGGTGGAGATAAGAAACCAAAAGAAGCCGATGCCAAACCGGAAAAACCCAAAGAATCAAGTGACGAGAAGAAGGAAGGTGGCGGAGATAAGAAAAACGGCCCAAGTGGTGGTGATATATCAAAGGACAATGTTACTAAGATTGAGGTTAGCAAAATGGAGTATACTCCATTTAGTTATGATTATGGTTATGCTCCGATTTATGACCCGAGAATGCTAGGAGAAGGTTCAAGTTCGAGTTCTGGTTATGGTCATGGTCATCAATCTGTGGGATATTGGCATGAACCAGAATACTCACATCCGCCTCAGATGTTCAGTGATGAAAACCCGAATGCTTGTTCGGTTATGTGA